The Sphingobacterium bambusae genome includes a window with the following:
- the fabD gene encoding ACP S-malonyltransferase → MKTAYIFPGQGAQFVGMGQDLYNLNEASKALFEQANDILGFRITDIMFAGTDEDLKQTKVTQPAIFLHSVILAKALGESFQPAMVAGHSLGEFSALVSAGALSFEDGLKLVAQRANAMQKACEAQPSTMAAILGLDDETVEKICAQIEDVVVAANYNCPGQLVISGSIEGVDKACALLTEAGAKRALKLNVGGAFHSPLMEPAKLELQAAIEATEIKAPVCPIYQNVDAKAYTEPADIKANLIAQLTGAVRWTQTVQHMLADGAEAFVEVGPGNVLQGLVKKVDRSAQTSAATIA, encoded by the coding sequence ATGAAAACAGCTTATATTTTTCCTGGCCAAGGAGCTCAATTTGTTGGAATGGGGCAAGACTTGTATAATCTAAATGAAGCGTCGAAAGCGTTGTTTGAACAAGCGAACGATATTTTAGGTTTTCGCATCACGGATATTATGTTTGCCGGTACTGATGAAGATCTCAAACAGACTAAGGTAACGCAGCCAGCGATATTTCTGCATTCGGTGATCTTGGCAAAGGCCTTGGGCGAAAGCTTCCAGCCAGCCATGGTGGCGGGACATTCTTTAGGTGAATTTTCGGCCTTGGTTTCTGCTGGTGCGCTCTCTTTTGAAGATGGTCTTAAGTTAGTTGCGCAACGTGCAAATGCTATGCAGAAAGCCTGTGAAGCACAGCCTTCGACGATGGCAGCCATCCTAGGTTTGGATGATGAAACTGTTGAAAAGATATGTGCACAAATCGAAGATGTGGTGGTGGCCGCAAATTACAATTGTCCGGGGCAATTGGTGATTTCAGGTAGTATCGAAGGTGTGGACAAGGCATGTGCACTATTGACAGAAGCAGGAGCTAAGCGCGCGCTAAAGCTAAATGTTGGTGGAGCATTTCACTCACCCTTGATGGAACCCGCAAAATTGGAGCTACAGGCGGCTATTGAAGCTACAGAGATCAAAGCTCCTGTATGTCCTATCTACCAAAATGTCGATGCAAAAGCCTATACGGAACCTGCAGACATTAAAGCAAATCTTATCGCACAATTAACTGGAGCCGTCCGTTGGACACAAACGGTACAGCATATGCTGGCAGATGGTGCTGAAGCATTTGTCGAAGTTGGTCCAGGAAACGTGTTGCAAGGTCTCGTGAAAAAAGTAGACCGTTCGGCACAAACTTCCGCCGCAACGATCGCATAA
- a CDS encoding M20/M25/M40 family metallo-hydrolase: MKISLIVLLLIFSMQGFAQEQFGSVYTKIITEVNAHSQAYSNLKQATEELGHRLTGSEHGKRAEQFAFDLLKSYGYDVRFQPFEMVSWSRKSLAIDIGGQTIKSVALAHSPIAAHSKSPLIDLGNGLEEDYVGKDVNGKTVLVYLHILPGSPEGTKNLHRSEKTAIAMQHGADGIIFINSVPQGVLLTGTASITGDLIKIPAACIGYEDGMAIKQQLEKGERPIATIDMENESSRVSARNVIATLKGKSKEKIVVGGHLDSWDLATGAIDNGIGSFAVIDMARTLKRLRIKPKRTVEFVLFMGEEQGLLGSKAYVAAAEATGSIDEVAFMLNFDMTNAPTAFHSSREEMQNLYRDWLVQLQSADSTFKGKNNIGAGLHSDHQPFMLAGIPYGGGAGGILPNNAGAYYHSDNDVFSLVDKAGLEQTVKLGTALAYSLAQTAHIPALRLKDQEVPAYLERYGLKVPLTVSGEWRW, encoded by the coding sequence ATGAAAATTTCATTAATAGTTTTACTTCTTATATTTAGTATGCAAGGTTTTGCACAGGAACAGTTTGGAAGTGTATACACCAAAATCATCACCGAAGTGAATGCACACTCGCAGGCCTATTCTAATTTAAAACAAGCGACGGAAGAGCTAGGGCACCGCCTGACAGGGTCGGAACATGGGAAAAGAGCTGAGCAGTTTGCTTTTGACCTCTTGAAATCCTACGGATACGATGTACGCTTCCAACCTTTCGAGATGGTGTCATGGAGCAGGAAGTCGCTGGCCATCGATATCGGCGGGCAAACGATTAAATCTGTCGCGTTAGCGCATTCTCCAATTGCTGCACACAGCAAATCGCCTTTGATCGATCTAGGTAACGGACTAGAAGAAGATTATGTTGGTAAAGATGTGAACGGCAAGACGGTGTTGGTTTATTTACATATTTTACCGGGATCGCCAGAAGGAACAAAGAATCTTCATCGTTCTGAGAAGACTGCCATCGCTATGCAGCATGGTGCTGATGGTATCATTTTTATTAACTCGGTGCCCCAAGGCGTGCTTTTAACCGGAACGGCTTCCATTACAGGAGATCTGATCAAAATTCCTGCCGCATGTATCGGTTACGAGGATGGGATGGCCATCAAACAACAGCTGGAAAAAGGCGAACGCCCCATTGCGACCATAGATATGGAAAATGAATCCTCGCGCGTTAGCGCCCGTAATGTGATTGCTACCTTAAAAGGCAAGAGTAAAGAAAAAATTGTCGTTGGTGGGCATTTAGATTCGTGGGACTTGGCTACCGGAGCCATTGATAATGGTATAGGTTCCTTTGCGGTGATCGATATGGCGAGAACGTTAAAACGTCTTCGTATAAAACCTAAGCGGACTGTCGAGTTTGTCCTGTTTATGGGTGAAGAACAAGGTCTCTTAGGCTCGAAGGCCTATGTTGCAGCAGCAGAAGCAACTGGTAGTATAGACGAAGTGGCTTTTATGTTGAACTTCGATATGACCAATGCGCCGACGGCCTTTCACAGCTCTCGCGAAGAGATGCAAAATCTGTATCGCGACTGGTTGGTTCAATTGCAGTCTGCCGACAGTACATTTAAGGGCAAGAATAATATCGGCGCAGGGCTACATAGCGATCATCAGCCTTTTATGCTAGCGGGTATTCCATATGGTGGCGGTGCTGGCGGGATCCTTCCTAATAATGCCGGCGCTTATTATCATTCCGACAATGATGTCTTCAGTTTAGTGGATAAGGCGGGTCTGGAGCAAACGGTGAAGCTCGGCACCGCGCTGGCCTATAGCTTGGCGCAAACGGCTCATATCCCAGCATTACGACTGAAAGACCAAGAAGTTCCTGCTTATTTGGAACGATATGGACTAAAGGTGCCGCTTACGGTATCTGGCGAGTGGCGCTGGTAG
- the trhO gene encoding oxygen-dependent tRNA uridine(34) hydroxylase TrhO, with amino-acid sequence MSNYQTLLYYCYSPIEHAEDFAAKHLEFCQSLGLVGRIIVAEEGLNGTVSGTAEACKQYMDTVHADARFAKTEFKIDDVEEPSFIKMHCRYKPEIVHSGLRNPEIIDPNIQTGKHLEPTEFMEMKDQEDVVILDVRSNYEHSVGRFKNAVTLDIDNFREFPEKVKELEQYKGKKILTYCTGGIKCEKASALLLKEGFEDVYQLHGGIIKYGKEAGGKDFDGKCYVFDNRVTVDVNAVNPTVVSTCKNCGKVTPKMINCANPDCNEHFTQCDECGWELSGCCSTTCMEHPRKREYDGTGYYIKVPQPVNYEKISKRKHKNFPPKETV; translated from the coding sequence ATGAGTAATTATCAAACACTGCTGTACTATTGTTACAGCCCTATCGAGCATGCCGAAGATTTCGCGGCCAAACACTTGGAATTTTGTCAGTCCCTAGGCCTTGTAGGCCGGATTATCGTCGCCGAAGAAGGCTTGAACGGCACCGTATCAGGCACAGCGGAAGCTTGTAAGCAGTATATGGATACGGTTCATGCTGATGCACGTTTTGCGAAGACTGAATTTAAGATAGACGATGTTGAGGAGCCCTCTTTCATAAAGATGCACTGTCGTTACAAGCCAGAAATCGTACATTCAGGTCTGCGGAATCCGGAGATCATCGATCCCAACATACAAACGGGGAAACATCTGGAGCCCACCGAGTTCATGGAAATGAAAGATCAGGAAGATGTCGTCATCCTAGACGTCCGCTCCAACTATGAACATAGTGTGGGTCGTTTCAAGAACGCAGTAACCTTGGACATTGATAATTTCAGAGAATTTCCGGAGAAAGTAAAGGAACTAGAACAGTATAAAGGTAAAAAGATCCTCACCTATTGCACAGGGGGCATTAAATGCGAAAAAGCTTCCGCGCTACTCTTAAAAGAAGGTTTTGAAGATGTTTACCAGCTCCATGGAGGTATCATTAAATACGGAAAAGAGGCTGGTGGTAAAGATTTTGACGGGAAGTGCTACGTTTTCGACAACCGCGTTACGGTCGATGTAAATGCTGTCAACCCTACGGTGGTTTCAACCTGCAAAAATTGCGGCAAAGTAACCCCAAAAATGATCAACTGCGCAAACCCTGATTGTAACGAACACTTCACCCAGTGTGATGAATGTGGATGGGAACTGTCTGGATGTTGTTCAACGACCTGTATGGAGCACCCTCGTAAAAGGGAGTATGACGGAACAGGCTATTACATCAAAGTACCGCAGCCGGTCAACTACGAGAAGATTAGCAAAAGGAAACACAAAAATTTCCCACCGAAGGAAACGGTGTAA
- a CDS encoding DUF3820 family protein: MEKQEINPLDPSLLVELANTKMPFGKYEGWLLCRLPEPYLVWYRQKGFPKGKLGMQLATLYEIKMNGLTYLLTPLIKK; encoded by the coding sequence ATGGAAAAACAAGAGATTAATCCACTAGATCCGAGCTTACTGGTCGAGCTCGCAAATACAAAGATGCCATTTGGCAAATATGAAGGTTGGCTGTTGTGTCGACTCCCCGAACCTTATCTTGTTTGGTATAGACAAAAGGGATTTCCCAAGGGGAAGTTAGGTATGCAGTTAGCAACACTATATGAAATCAAAATGAATGGGTTGACCTATCTTTTGACACCATTGATCAAAAAGTGA
- a CDS encoding glycosyltransferase family 2 protein, producing the protein MTTFKPTISIITIVYNNVRDLEFTLQSVATQTYKQVEYIVIDGGSTDGTLDLIDRYRTHIDVLVSERDKGIYDAMNKGLKKASGDYVLFLNSGDELYDSQTLEDIFSLGIDADIFYGETKLVDEDRLIIGDRRHKVPATFNWKSFRYGMNVCHQAIYIKRSLAAPYDTQYQLSSDIDWIIKAAKKANKTVNVERYVAKYLVGGTSQKRHRQSLQERYAILKKYYGTLPNIINHGVIALRLLLHRLKHGKTRD; encoded by the coding sequence ATGACAACATTTAAGCCCACGATATCGATCATCACCATCGTATACAACAATGTACGCGACCTAGAGTTCACGCTTCAATCGGTCGCTACACAAACCTACAAGCAGGTGGAATATATCGTGATCGACGGTGGATCTACAGATGGCACTTTGGATCTGATCGACCGTTATCGCACACATATCGATGTGCTCGTTTCGGAAAGGGACAAGGGCATTTATGATGCTATGAACAAAGGGCTAAAAAAAGCAAGTGGCGACTATGTTCTGTTTCTTAATTCTGGGGATGAGCTCTACGACAGCCAAACCTTGGAAGACATCTTTTCCTTGGGTATCGATGCAGACATTTTCTATGGGGAGACAAAATTGGTTGACGAAGACCGTCTTATCATCGGCGATCGCCGGCATAAAGTGCCCGCCACGTTCAATTGGAAGTCTTTCCGATACGGCATGAACGTATGCCATCAAGCCATTTATATCAAGCGGAGCTTGGCCGCACCTTATGACACACAATACCAACTCAGTTCGGACATCGATTGGATCATAAAGGCTGCAAAAAAGGCAAATAAAACCGTCAACGTCGAGCGATATGTAGCAAAATACCTCGTTGGGGGAACCTCGCAAAAACGGCATCGGCAGAGCTTGCAGGAACGCTATGCCATACTAAAAAAATACTACGGCACGCTACCGAATATAATCAATCACGGGGTCATCGCACTCCGCTTATTGCTACACCGTCTAAAGCATGGAAAAACAAGAGATTAA
- a CDS encoding FkbM family methyltransferase: MVSLKKTILKYIPIDKFFHSRSYSQDGEDMIIRSFYENVKRYKGYYVDVGAHHPYRFSNTKYFYNQGWRGINIEPSPQVLGLFRFFRRRDVNLNIGISDSPQELTYYCFNEPALNGFSKELSEARDHTHARYHLLKTIPVKTLPLSEVLDTHLPKGQKIDFLTIDAEGFDLIVLQSNDWKRYRPKFVLVEDAVDLLQLDDSEIYRFMVDAGYRLIAKTIRTMVFEDLQRA, encoded by the coding sequence ATGGTTTCGCTGAAAAAGACGATACTTAAATATATTCCGATCGATAAATTTTTTCATTCGCGCTCGTATTCGCAAGATGGTGAGGACATGATTATTCGTAGTTTCTATGAAAATGTGAAGCGCTATAAGGGCTACTATGTGGACGTAGGTGCGCATCATCCTTACCGTTTTTCTAATACTAAGTATTTTTATAACCAAGGTTGGCGCGGCATAAACATTGAACCTTCGCCGCAGGTTTTGGGTCTATTCCGTTTTTTTCGACGTCGGGATGTCAATTTAAATATCGGTATCAGTGATAGTCCGCAGGAGCTCACCTATTATTGCTTTAACGAGCCTGCCTTGAATGGTTTCTCAAAAGAATTGTCGGAAGCGCGAGACCACACGCATGCGCGGTATCATTTGCTTAAGACCATCCCGGTGAAAACGTTGCCTCTTTCCGAAGTGTTGGATACCCATCTTCCGAAGGGGCAGAAGATAGATTTCTTGACTATTGATGCAGAAGGTTTTGATCTCATTGTGCTACAGTCTAACGACTGGAAGCGGTATCGGCCGAAATTTGTATTGGTAGAAGATGCCGTTGATTTGTTACAGCTTGACGATTCCGAGATCTATCGATTTATGGTCGATGCCGGTTATCGGTTGATCGCCAAAACGATACGCACGATGGTGTTCGAAGATCTGCAGCGCGCTTAG
- a CDS encoding glycosyltransferase: MLAPIVLFVYNRPKHTRKTLVALEKNLLAAQSLLYIIADAPKNADAVEAVNEVRSIIREPWNFKHITIMERSRNWGLADNVIDGVTKIIDEHGQIIVLEDDLETSPYALNYFNDALTRYQDEERVMEISGYMYPVQHPKRLPKSFFFRVANSWGWATWKRAWDKFNPDINQLTKDFSRSDIKRFSIDGSENFWKQVKAFKAGTINSWAIRWYLSVFRAEGLVLYSRESMVQNIGTDGSGTHSDLDNVYQVQLAQSKIKYFPAEIEENKKAYEAIKQFYATRKGSLPERLLRYIHKHWQKRFGKN; the protein is encoded by the coding sequence ATGCTAGCACCTATTGTCTTATTTGTCTACAACCGGCCCAAACACACCAGAAAAACGCTGGTCGCGTTGGAGAAGAACCTCTTGGCGGCGCAATCCCTTCTTTACATTATTGCGGATGCCCCTAAGAATGCTGATGCCGTAGAGGCGGTCAACGAAGTACGTTCCATTATCCGAGAACCTTGGAATTTCAAACATATTACCATCATGGAGCGCAGCCGCAACTGGGGGTTGGCAGATAACGTAATCGATGGCGTAACAAAGATCATCGATGAACATGGACAGATCATTGTATTGGAAGATGACCTAGAAACATCTCCTTACGCGCTGAACTATTTCAATGATGCGCTTACGCGCTACCAAGATGAAGAACGTGTGATGGAAATCAGCGGCTATATGTACCCGGTACAACACCCGAAACGACTGCCAAAATCATTCTTCTTCCGGGTTGCCAATAGTTGGGGCTGGGCAACCTGGAAACGCGCTTGGGATAAATTCAATCCAGACATAAATCAACTTACCAAAGACTTTAGCCGATCGGACATCAAGCGATTCAGCATAGATGGTAGCGAAAATTTTTGGAAACAGGTGAAGGCTTTTAAAGCTGGTACGATAAACTCTTGGGCAATCCGATGGTACCTCTCTGTTTTTCGCGCCGAAGGACTTGTCCTTTACTCGCGTGAATCTATGGTGCAAAATATTGGCACCGACGGTTCGGGCACACACTCTGACCTAGACAACGTCTATCAGGTACAGCTTGCCCAGAGCAAAATCAAGTATTTTCCGGCAGAAATAGAAGAAAACAAGAAAGCTTACGAGGCCATCAAGCAGTTTTATGCAACCCGAAAAGGATCCTTACCCGAAAGATTGCTCCGTTACATCCACAAGCATTGGCAGAAGCGATTTGGCAAGAACTAA
- a CDS encoding lipopolysaccharide biosynthesis protein, translating into MSENAKQNTLKGLFWNTIDRFGFQLVATIVGIITARALSPDDFGVMTALAIFTTIATTFVDSGLATSLVRSPEVDERDYSSMFVFNLVVSISLYGILFFTAPYIERFNGIEGLTIYARVLFLQLIIHSMGIVQYVKLLKKFAFKETARINVLAVVFSGSSVIVLAMTGFGVWAILLQSLLYSSFRTIMLWIWGDWRLDLSFSRKVLRRHLQFSLSFMAGSMLRKVFSDSYYAFIVKHFPLRQAGFYFQANKWGETSNLMISSIIQGTTLSTLAPIQNDYPRFLNACRKSMKTLGFILFPVSLLAVAVARPAFVFFLTDTWENSIPYFQLLCFGGIFISLTDLNVNFLNIKGKSTYTLWLELIKIILAVGLLIATYKQGILAIIYGQIAVRLIFFVVSAILSGKIYGYSFMLQMKDLSGTFLSSLLAFVGAFFFAYYFVDLPELLLLALQTILFAGIYLLCSQLSKNEIWIELLQMLKSKLAKQ; encoded by the coding sequence ATGAGCGAAAATGCCAAACAAAATACGCTGAAGGGATTATTCTGGAACACGATCGATCGCTTTGGTTTTCAGTTGGTGGCCACTATTGTGGGCATTATAACGGCGAGAGCGCTCAGTCCTGACGATTTCGGCGTGATGACAGCTTTAGCCATTTTTACGACTATAGCTACCACGTTTGTAGATAGCGGATTGGCGACCTCGTTGGTTCGCTCTCCAGAAGTAGATGAAAGAGACTATTCCAGCATGTTCGTGTTCAATTTGGTGGTGAGTATATCGCTATATGGTATCCTTTTTTTTACGGCTCCTTACATCGAGCGTTTTAATGGTATTGAAGGATTGACGATTTATGCCCGGGTTTTGTTTCTTCAGCTCATCATACATTCCATGGGAATCGTGCAGTATGTTAAGCTGTTGAAAAAGTTCGCGTTTAAAGAAACTGCACGAATCAATGTCCTCGCAGTAGTTTTTTCCGGATCTTCGGTCATTGTATTGGCGATGACTGGATTTGGTGTTTGGGCAATCTTGTTGCAATCGTTGCTGTATTCGTCTTTTCGAACAATTATGTTATGGATATGGGGCGATTGGCGATTGGATCTGTCTTTTTCTAGAAAAGTTTTGCGAAGACACCTGCAGTTTTCGCTGTCCTTCATGGCGGGAAGCATGTTGAGGAAAGTGTTTTCCGATAGTTATTACGCTTTTATCGTGAAGCACTTCCCCCTTCGGCAAGCAGGCTTTTACTTTCAGGCGAATAAGTGGGGAGAAACGTCTAATTTGATGATATCTTCCATTATTCAGGGAACAACCTTGTCCACCTTGGCGCCGATCCAAAATGACTACCCCCGCTTCTTAAATGCCTGCCGAAAGTCAATGAAAACGTTGGGATTTATTTTGTTCCCCGTTAGTCTATTGGCGGTTGCCGTTGCTCGACCGGCTTTCGTCTTCTTCCTGACGGACACTTGGGAAAACTCTATACCGTATTTCCAACTGCTTTGTTTTGGTGGGATTTTTATTTCCCTGACCGATCTCAACGTCAATTTTTTGAATATTAAAGGCAAATCCACGTACACCTTATGGTTGGAATTAATTAAGATTATTTTAGCCGTGGGACTTTTAATTGCGACCTATAAACAGGGAATCTTAGCGATTATATATGGGCAGATAGCAGTGCGGCTGATTTTCTTTGTCGTTAGTGCGATCTTGAGCGGTAAAATATATGGTTACTCCTTTATGCTGCAGATGAAAGATCTGTCGGGTACTTTTTTAAGCAGTCTGTTAGCTTTTGTTGGAGCTTTCTTTTTTGCTTACTACTTTGTGGACTTGCCAGAGCTACTATTGCTTGCCCTACAAACAATCTTGTTTGCTGGGATATACCTTCTATGTAGCCAACTGAGCAAAAACGAAATATGGATTGAATTGTTACAGATGTTAAAGAGTAAATTAGCGAAACAATAA
- a CDS encoding asparagine synthase-related protein: protein MEVARGHWVGYETIFYNLKNNRYSTSIDKVIDYGNLEIDMEGLSAYLDYGYSVFGHTPVKHVRYLLSNEVLHEENGKLYIRKEDDRVAKRIGIRSHEDDVLGKISGAINHWAAGFSEDVLIPTSGGFDSRLMNVLLQDKQRIHAYTYGTSFNQHMSRETVYAQTLSERLGVFWDQVDLGTFNSYMNDWYGLFGPSVGASGTYHMEFYEVIAKRESHMKLHLLSGIIGDAWAGAVNVPAVPDADSYLKLGYTHGMSADAALATGVDYRSLVEPIFEEQKIALQQPEYRIITAMRTKMMLLQYLIKVPAAYGFPGYSPFLDEDIALAMLNLPAERKADRQWQRDFFRKNGVLFEEEKHNYTYQNSLNYHALLHHPLEPLDINILREVIKPVYLDWINSRVATIGAKEKLFQRLMHTPKVKEVLKRLGFKNGLLRAYFAYITLKPIEIMLKKRNAS from the coding sequence ATGGAAGTTGCAAGAGGCCATTGGGTAGGTTACGAGACTATTTTTTACAATCTAAAAAATAATAGATATAGCACGTCGATAGATAAAGTTATCGATTACGGTAACTTGGAGATCGATATGGAAGGCCTATCGGCATATTTGGATTATGGATATAGTGTTTTTGGGCATACTCCCGTCAAGCATGTCCGTTATTTGCTTTCCAACGAAGTGCTCCATGAAGAAAATGGCAAGCTCTATATCCGAAAGGAAGACGATCGGGTTGCGAAAAGAATTGGCATCAGAAGTCATGAAGATGATGTTTTGGGTAAAATTTCTGGAGCGATCAATCACTGGGCTGCGGGCTTTTCCGAAGACGTGCTGATCCCAACAAGCGGTGGGTTTGATTCGCGCCTGATGAATGTGTTGTTGCAGGATAAACAAAGAATTCATGCATACACCTATGGCACTTCCTTTAATCAACATATGTCTCGTGAGACTGTCTACGCACAGACTCTTTCCGAGCGGTTGGGTGTATTTTGGGATCAGGTAGATCTTGGTACCTTCAACAGCTATATGAACGATTGGTATGGACTTTTCGGACCTTCCGTAGGAGCCTCGGGTACCTACCATATGGAGTTTTACGAGGTCATTGCAAAGCGGGAAAGCCATATGAAGCTGCACTTATTGAGCGGAATAATCGGAGATGCTTGGGCAGGAGCGGTGAATGTGCCTGCTGTGCCTGATGCCGATTCTTACCTGAAGCTGGGCTATACACATGGAATGAGTGCCGATGCGGCCTTAGCAACTGGTGTGGATTATCGTTCGTTGGTAGAACCAATCTTTGAAGAACAAAAAATAGCGCTTCAGCAACCGGAGTATCGTATTATTACGGCTATGCGAACGAAAATGATGCTCTTGCAGTACTTGATCAAAGTGCCAGCAGCATACGGTTTTCCGGGCTACTCGCCTTTCTTAGATGAAGATATCGCCTTGGCGATGCTGAATCTTCCGGCCGAAAGGAAAGCTGACCGGCAATGGCAACGGGATTTCTTTAGAAAGAACGGGGTACTTTTCGAAGAAGAGAAGCATAATTATACCTATCAAAATTCGTTAAACTATCATGCCTTGCTTCACCATCCTTTAGAACCGCTGGATATAAATATCTTACGCGAGGTGATTAAACCGGTCTATCTGGATTGGATCAACAGCAGAGTGGCGACGATTGGCGCTAAGGAAAAACTATTCCAAAGACTAATGCATACCCCTAAAGTGAAAGAGGTGTTGAAGAGGCTAGGGTTTAAAAATGGGCTCCTTCGTGCATATTTCGCATACATCACGTTGAAACCTATAGAAATCATGTTAAAGAAACGGAATGCGTCATAA
- a CDS encoding CapA family protein yields the protein MRHKLLFVGDVVLQSAPMFSEELQALIEDQDFCCCNVEAPLAGFGAAVKKTGPLVNQRADAAPLLRNLGFDLFAMANNHILDYGDMALQHTMQAFGADVFGVGTEEEAYGMLVKELDGIRYGFVAYGENGFGALNGDREYGHAWVNSPRVDRDLATYKMQVDTLIVQVHAGVEMVDVPIPEWRERYRQLIDQGADVVIAHHPHVVQGREVYKGKSIFYSLGNFYFDGISDSEMWNTGGVLQLVVDNGEIQIADLLLVSKQGNMLSIKPKAEIQQWLEQLDRKLMDAEAYQKYVDRVAIDQWEQHHKNYYAKPFNGLARYSLKALAKHVKRLFFNREVDYSLLWHNMEIESNFWIVRRAIQKLHKSK from the coding sequence ATGCGTCATAAATTACTTTTCGTGGGCGATGTCGTACTGCAATCGGCACCAATGTTTTCTGAGGAACTGCAAGCGTTGATAGAAGATCAAGATTTTTGCTGTTGTAACGTAGAGGCTCCTTTGGCTGGATTCGGTGCTGCGGTAAAAAAGACTGGTCCTTTGGTGAATCAGCGTGCTGACGCGGCTCCTTTGTTACGTAATTTGGGGTTCGATCTGTTTGCGATGGCCAATAATCATATTCTGGATTATGGAGATATGGCTTTACAACATACGATGCAGGCTTTTGGTGCGGATGTATTTGGCGTGGGGACAGAAGAAGAGGCTTACGGTATGTTGGTAAAGGAATTGGATGGCATTCGTTATGGATTTGTTGCCTATGGCGAGAACGGTTTTGGTGCACTTAACGGCGATCGGGAATACGGGCATGCTTGGGTCAACAGTCCGCGAGTAGATCGAGATCTTGCTACTTATAAAATGCAGGTCGATACCTTGATCGTGCAAGTGCATGCTGGCGTAGAAATGGTCGATGTGCCGATTCCCGAATGGCGGGAACGTTATCGGCAGCTGATCGATCAAGGGGCGGATGTCGTTATTGCACATCACCCACATGTGGTGCAGGGGCGAGAGGTCTATAAGGGTAAATCTATTTTTTATAGCCTTGGCAATTTTTACTTCGATGGTATTTCGGACTCGGAAATGTGGAATACTGGAGGAGTCCTGCAGCTGGTAGTCGATAATGGGGAGATACAAATTGCAGATTTACTGCTCGTATCGAAACAGGGAAATATGTTGTCGATCAAGCCAAAAGCGGAGATACAGCAATGGTTGGAACAGCTGGACAGGAAATTAATGGATGCAGAAGCTTATCAAAAGTATGTAGATCGTGTTGCAATAGATCAGTGGGAACAGCATCATAAAAACTACTATGCGAAGCCATTTAATGGGCTTGCTCGTTATTCATTGAAAGCGCTGGCCAAGCACGTAAAGCGACTGTTTTTTAATCGAGAGGTCGATTATAGTCTTCTGTGGCACAATATGGAGATTGAAAGCAACTTTTGGATCGTTCGACGGGCGATCCAAAAGTTGCATAAAAGCAAATAG
- a CDS encoding DeoR/GlpR family DNA-binding transcription regulator, which translates to MLKEERQAYIIHQINLHNKVLSSDLSVQLNVSEDTIRRDLNELAENGQVLKVYGGALSKSFQFPFQEGNVYAKESKKDIAKKAISLIKNGMTVLVGGGTTMIELARLVPNDIQCTFFTISPLVALELAEKENIDVILVGGKLSRNTNIVTGAQVINELSDLRVDLCLLGTNSLSLDEGITDSDWEVVQIKRAMIKCSKNLAILSITEKLNSNQKMRVAPLRDVSYLVTDLDPTHPKLREFAKQIEVI; encoded by the coding sequence ATGTTAAAGGAAGAAAGACAAGCCTATATCATCCACCAGATAAACTTACATAACAAGGTATTATCATCTGACTTGAGCGTGCAGCTCAACGTATCGGAAGATACTATAAGAAGAGACCTCAATGAATTAGCTGAAAATGGGCAAGTATTGAAGGTATATGGCGGAGCCTTGTCCAAATCCTTTCAATTTCCTTTTCAGGAAGGAAACGTTTATGCTAAAGAGTCGAAGAAAGATATCGCGAAAAAAGCTATTTCATTGATAAAAAATGGGATGACAGTTTTGGTTGGCGGCGGAACGACAATGATTGAGTTGGCACGGCTCGTACCCAACGACATACAATGTACATTCTTCACGATCAGCCCTTTGGTTGCTCTTGAGCTCGCAGAAAAAGAAAACATCGATGTCATATTAGTTGGCGGAAAATTATCAAGAAACACCAACATTGTCACCGGTGCACAGGTCATCAATGAACTATCTGACTTGCGCGTAGACCTTTGTCTATTGGGCACCAACAGTCTTTCACTGGATGAAGGTATTACCGATTCGGACTGGGAAGTTGTACAAATAAAGCGCGCGATGATCAAATGTTCTAAGAACTTAGCGATTTTGAGCATCACAGAGAAGCTAAATTCCAACCAAAAAATGCGGGTTGCGCCATTGCGCGACGTGTCTTATCTGGTAACGGACCTTGATCCTACACATCCGAAATTAAGAGAATTTGCCAAGCAGATAGAGGTCATCTAA